A stretch of DNA from Basfia succiniciproducens:
ATATCGCGGCGGCAAACTTTATGGAACGTCATCAGGAGCCTGCGCTTTATCGTATTCATGCGGGGCCAAGTGAAGAAAAGTTAACTTCCTTCAGAAGTTTTCTTGCCGAATGCGGGCTAAGCCTTGAAGGCGGCATGAAACCGAGCACGAAAGATTATGCCAAATTGCTGGAACAGGTAAAAGAACGTCCTGATGCTGAGCTTATCCAAACGATGTTACTGCGTTCTTTAAGTCAGGCGGTGTATAATGCGGATAATATCGGGCACTTCGGTTTAGCCTTAGAGGAATATGCTCATTTCACCTCGCCGATTCGTCGTTATCCGGATTTGACTTTGCACCGAGGCATTAAATATTTGCTGGCGAAAGCGCAAGGGGTAAAACGTAAGACCACGGATACGGGCGGTTATCATTACAGTTTAGATGAGATGGACGTATTGGGCGATCATTGCTCAATGACGGAACGTCGCGCAGACGATGCAACCCGTGACGTAGCGGATTGGTTGAAGTGCGAATATATGCAGGATCATGTGGGCGATGAATTCGAAGGTATTATTTCTTCCGTGACCGGTTTCGGCTTTTTCGTGCGTTTAAAAGATTTATTTATAGACGGTTTGGTGCATATTTCTACTTTAGATAATGACTATTATCGCTTTGATGCGGCAGGACAGCGGTTAATCGGCGAGAACAGCGGCGCGGTTTACCGTATCGGCGATATTGTTAAAGTTAGAGTTGAGGCGATCAGTCTGGAGCAACGACAAATTGACTTTGCGCTTGTTTCCAGCGAGCGAAAACCTCGTCGCGAGGGAAAAACGGCAAAATATAATGCTAAGAAAGCCATGCGTTATGCCGAAAGCTTTGCTAAACAGCGTAAAAAAGCGGCCGCAACAAGCAAGGGGAAAAAGAAAAGTGCGGTCAAAAAATCGAAAAATTCAGTGAATAAAAAAGCAAACAAAAAGAGAACTTATTAATGTCTGAAAATATTTATGGAATTCATGCGGTAAATTCGTTTTTAGCAACCGCGCCGGAACGTTTAATCGAAGTTTATGTGTTAAAAGGGCGCGAAGACAAGCGCTTACAGCCTTTGCTTAAAGAATTGCATCAGTTGGGCATTTCCGTGCAGTTTTTGAATCGTCAGACTTTAGATAATAAAGCTAACGGTGAAGTACATCAGGGTATTATTGCCCGGGTGCAGCCTGCCAAAGAGCTTAATGAAAACAATCTTGAGCGGATTTTATCAAACAACAAAGACCCGCTTTTATTAGTGCTGGACGGTGTAACGGATCCGCATAATCTCGGTGCTTGTTTACGTACGGCGGATGCGGCGGGCGTATGCGCCGTTATCGTGCCAAAAGATAAATCCGCACAGCTTACTTCAATTGCCCGTAAAGTTGCTTGCGGTGCGGCGGAAGTCGTGCCGTTAATCCGCGTCACCAATCTTGCCCGCACATTACGGGATTTACAGCAAAATCATAATATCTGGGTGGTGGGTACCGCAGGCGAAGCGACGGAAACCCTTTATCAAACGAAGCTTATCGGTCCGTTGGCGTTAGTTATGGGGGCGGAAGGCGACGGTATGCGCCGTTTAACCCGAGAACATTGCGACCAACTCATCAGCATTCCGATGGCGGGTTCCGTTTCTTCACTGAACGTTTCCGTCGCTACCGGCGTATGTTTGTTCGAAATTGTAAGACAGCGTTTAAGTTAGATCTGGATGTAACCGAGAGTGCGGTAATTTTTACCGCATTTTTTATGCGCTTAAAATATCGTAAAGAGGAATATCCCAGCTTTCTACCGGTAATTTTTCTACCTGTTGGC
This window harbors:
- the rlmB gene encoding 23S rRNA (guanosine(2251)-2'-O)-methyltransferase RlmB — translated: MSENIYGIHAVNSFLATAPERLIEVYVLKGREDKRLQPLLKELHQLGISVQFLNRQTLDNKANGEVHQGIIARVQPAKELNENNLERILSNNKDPLLLVLDGVTDPHNLGACLRTADAAGVCAVIVPKDKSAQLTSIARKVACGAAEVVPLIRVTNLARTLRDLQQNHNIWVVGTAGEATETLYQTKLIGPLALVMGAEGDGMRRLTREHCDQLISIPMAGSVSSLNVSVATGVCLFEIVRQRLS